DNA sequence from the Gaiella occulta genome:
GGGCGTTCGAGGTCGAAGCCGATGCCGCCCGCGGCGAGGATCGGCTCGATCTCCGCCAGCCGCCGCTGCAGCAGCCGCCGCGGGTCGCCGGCGCGCAGGAACGAGAACACCTCGTCGCCGTCCTCCCACAGCATCGACGCGGGCAGGCCGAGCGTCGGGTCGTCGGCGGCCTGCAGCCACAGCTCGAGGGCGAGCGCGTGGTCGTCGCGCTCGTCGAGGCGGAGTGCGAGCGTCCACGGCGCCTGCGTTCGGCCGGCGAGCCCGCGGTCGACCCAGGCGCTGAGCCGCCGCTCGAGCGCCGCGTAGCCGGAGTGGGGCGCGAGCTCGGGGTCGGGGGCGGCGAGCCCGTCGAGGAAGAGCTCGACGGCACTCGGGCGCCCGCGCCCGTGGCGTCTGCCGAGCCGGACACCTGCCGAGCGCAGCCGGTCGCGCGCGATCTGGTCGACGGCGCACGCGTAGAGGTCGTGGACGGCGGCGGCGGGGTCGCCGTCGAACGGGTCCGCGCACACGGCGGGGAGGGCGGAGGCGACGGCCGCGAGCGCCGCCTGCACGCTCGCGTCGAGCGTCGCCCCCCAGAAGGCGAGCCACGCGCCGCCGGCGTGCTGCAGCTGCGGGTGGACGAGGCCCTCGGCGACGGAGCGTCGCGCGATCTCGACGACCGCGAACGTCGCGCGGGCCGTGTCTCCGAGCTCGAGCCCGTCGGGTGGGCTGTCGGCGAGGCGCAGCAGCTCGTGCAGCGCGACCCGGCGTGCCGTCACGCTGTGCCCGAGGTGTGCGAGGTCGGCGACCGCGGGCATGCCGACGTGGAGGTGACCGGCCGACAGCGAGCCGTCGGCGGCGCGCGCGAAGGCGTACGCGGTCGCGTCCTGCTGCCAGAGCAGCTCGAACGCCGCTAGCGCGGGGGCCGCGTCGGGAATGGTCGGCTCGGGCGTGGACACGAACCTTCCAGGATACGGTCAGCGGCCGACGCCGGGCCGGAGAAGGCCCTGCGACCGCGCAAACCGGACAGCGAGAGCGCGCACGGCGGATCGATCCTGCGCGGGGCGAGTGGGACACTTTGGGCGGTGGACGCCCGCGCAGCCGATCACGACCCGCTTCCGTCCGTCGACGCGGACACGCTGAAAGCCGCCGTCGGCGCCTGGGCGACAGGGGTGGCGATCGTGACGGCGGCTCTCCCCGACGGGCGCAGCGCCGGCCTCGTGATGGTGAGCCTGGCGCCGGTCTCCCAGGACCCGCCTCTCGTCCTGTGGAGCGTCGACCGCCGTTCGGGCAGCCTCGACGTCTGGCTCGGTGCGCCGGGGTACGCGCTGCACCTGCTCGCGGCCGACCAGGAGGAGCTCGTCTGGCGCTTCGCGCGCAGGGGAGGGGAGAAGTTCGACGGGCTCGCGACGCGGGTCGGGGTGATCGGCGCTCCGCTCCTCGACGGCGCCGCGGCCACAATCGAGTGCGCGCTGCACGCGCGCTTCGACGGTGGCGACCACGTCATTCTCGTCGGCCGCGTCGTCGCCGCCGAGACGACCGACCGCGCTCCGCTCGTGATGCATGCCGGCCGCCTCCATCGCGGCCTCGGCCCCGCCTGACCAACAACCCCGCAAGGAGGATGCGTTGACGAAGCCACTGCTCGACGGTGCCGACCTGAAGCTCGGCCTGTTCTCGGCCAACTGCTCGTCCGGCATGGCCGTGACGAAGATCGAGGAGCGCTGGCAGGCGACGTGGGACGACAACCTGCGTCTCGCCCGTCTCGCCGACGAGGTCGGCATCGACTTCATGCTGCCGATCGCGCGCTGGATCGGCTACGGCGGCGAGACGAACTTCCACGAGAGCGTGCTCGACCCGGTCGCGCTCGCGGCCGGGCTGCTCGCCGAGACGGAGCGGCTGTTCGTGTTCGCCACCATCCACACGGCGTTCAACCACCCGCTCGTGGCGGCGAAGGCGATGGCGACGGTCGACCAGATCGGCCGCGGCCGCGCGGGGCTGAACATCGTGGCGGGCTGGAACAAGCCCGAGTACGACGCGATGGGGGTCGAGCTGCCGCAGGACCACGACGACCGCTACGCGCTCGCGCAGGAGTGGTGGGAGATCGTCAGGCGCCTGTGGACCGAGCCGGGGCGCTACGACATCGACGGGCGCTTCTGGAAGCTGAGCGGCGTCGAGGCGCTTCCGAAGCCGTACGACGGCCTGCTGCCGATTCTCAACGCCGGCTCGTCCACGCAGGGACGCGACTTTGCCGCACGCAACTCGAACGTCGTCTTCACCGTCGTCGGCGGCCCCGACGACGGCGCCGCCGTCGTCGCCCAGGTGGAGGCGAACGCCCGCGAGACGTACGGTCGCGAGGTCGGCGTGTTCACGCCGTCCTACTGCGTCTGCCGGCCGACGAGGGAGGAGGCGGAGGACTTCCACCGCTGGTACGCGGAGGAGAACGCCGACTGGGACGCGGTCGAGAACCTGATGACGCTGCAGGGCCTCCACGCGCAGTCGTTCACGCCGGAGATGCTGCAGATGTTCCGCGGGCGCTTCGCCGGCGGCCACGGCGTCTGCCCGCTGATCGGCTCGCCGGACGATGTCGCGAACGAGATCAAGCGCTTCTGGGACGCCGGCTTCAAGGGCATGACGCTATCGTTCGTCGATTATGTGGGTGAGCTCGAGTACTTCGCCCAGGAGGTTCTCCCGCGCCTCGAGCGGATGGGGGTGCGCACGCCCCGCTGAGCCGCTCGCCCGCAGCGCGCCCCGGCGCGCGCCATGAGCGTCGGGCTGGACGTCGAGCCGCTCGCGACGCACCGCCGGGTGCGCAGCCGCGAGCCCGACGTCCTCCGCGACGCCGTCGCGGAGCTCGCGGTCGGCCACGACGTGCTCCACGGCGGCCGCCCGCTCGACGGCCTCGTCAACGGCGCCGTCATCGGGTCCACCAATCTCGTCTACGTGCGCTACGGCGGCCGCGTCCTCGTCGAGGCTCCGGCCACCGGCGCGCGCGTGGCGGTCACCGTGCCGCTCGGGCCGATGGAGGTGCGCACGCGCCAGGAGCGCCGCACGCTCTCCGGCGAGGGGTTCGTGCTCGGCCAGGACCGCGCGACGGTGATGCGC
Encoded proteins:
- a CDS encoding flavin reductase family protein; protein product: MDARAADHDPLPSVDADTLKAAVGAWATGVAIVTAALPDGRSAGLVMVSLAPVSQDPPLVLWSVDRRSGSLDVWLGAPGYALHLLAADQEELVWRFARRGGEKFDGLATRVGVIGAPLLDGAAATIECALHARFDGGDHVILVGRVVAAETTDRAPLVMHAGRLHRGLGPA
- a CDS encoding LLM class flavin-dependent oxidoreductase; translated protein: MTKPLLDGADLKLGLFSANCSSGMAVTKIEERWQATWDDNLRLARLADEVGIDFMLPIARWIGYGGETNFHESVLDPVALAAGLLAETERLFVFATIHTAFNHPLVAAKAMATVDQIGRGRAGLNIVAGWNKPEYDAMGVELPQDHDDRYALAQEWWEIVRRLWTEPGRYDIDGRFWKLSGVEALPKPYDGLLPILNAGSSTQGRDFAARNSNVVFTVVGGPDDGAAVVAQVEANARETYGREVGVFTPSYCVCRPTREEAEDFHRWYAEENADWDAVENLMTLQGLHAQSFTPEMLQMFRGRFAGGHGVCPLIGSPDDVANEIKRFWDAGFKGMTLSFVDYVGELEYFAQEVLPRLERMGVRTPR